In Rhodothermus marinus DSM 4252, a single genomic region encodes these proteins:
- a CDS encoding MBL fold metallo-hydrolase, whose translation MIALDQGVRYLDLNYLGTDRLIACAVLEAPEGLLLVDPGPTSALDNLKAALHEAGASLADVRALLLTHIHLDHAGAAGTIAAEAPHVQVYVHRIGAPHLVDPSRLLASARRLYGELMEPLWGAVLPVPERQIVALEGDETIRPGGRVLEVAYTPGHAVHHVSFFDPDTGMAFVGDTAGMQITGTRCVLPVAPPPDIQVEAWHESLERIARWQPRRLFVTHFGPSDDPEAHLTQMARRLDAMAEAVRHSLDTEGDDAQRAEAFHEQVMAELRECLQDETLVSRYEQFGQPRASWFGLARYWRRKLAQD comes from the coding sequence ATGATCGCACTGGACCAAGGCGTACGTTATCTGGACCTGAACTATCTGGGCACGGACCGGCTGATCGCCTGTGCCGTGCTGGAGGCGCCTGAAGGGCTGCTGCTGGTGGACCCGGGTCCGACCTCGGCGCTGGACAACCTGAAGGCCGCGCTCCACGAGGCGGGCGCTTCGCTGGCCGACGTGCGGGCGCTATTGCTGACGCACATTCATCTGGACCATGCCGGCGCGGCCGGTACCATCGCGGCCGAGGCCCCGCACGTGCAGGTGTACGTCCACCGCATCGGGGCACCCCATCTGGTGGATCCGAGCCGCCTGCTGGCCAGCGCCCGTCGCCTCTACGGCGAGTTGATGGAGCCGCTCTGGGGGGCCGTGCTGCCGGTGCCCGAACGCCAGATCGTGGCGCTGGAAGGGGACGAGACGATCCGTCCGGGCGGCCGCGTGCTGGAAGTGGCCTACACGCCGGGTCACGCCGTGCACCACGTCAGCTTCTTCGACCCGGACACCGGCATGGCGTTCGTGGGCGATACGGCCGGCATGCAGATCACCGGCACGCGTTGCGTGTTGCCCGTGGCGCCGCCCCCCGACATTCAGGTGGAAGCCTGGCACGAAAGCCTCGAGCGCATTGCCCGCTGGCAGCCCCGAAGGCTTTTTGTCACGCACTTCGGGCCTTCGGACGATCCCGAAGCGCACCTGACGCAGATGGCCCGCCGGCTCGACGCCATGGCCGAGGCCGTACGGCATTCGCTCGACACCGAAGGCGACGATGCGCAGCGGGCCGAGGCGTTTCATGAACAGGTCATGGCCGAACTCCGGGAATGCCTGCAGGACGAGACGCTGGTGTCGCGCTACGAGCAGTTCGGCCAGCCGCGGGCAAGCTGGTTCGGCCTGGCCCGTTACTGGCGCCGCAAGCTGGCGCAGGATTAG
- a CDS encoding TetR/AcrR family transcriptional regulator, with protein sequence MSRHDLQEAILEAAQYLLIREGYGSLTMRRIAQRAGCSVGSLYLYFDSKEGLLFALMDRAQERLAERFFDPQIQAIDDPRGRLQALARAYVDFGLTYPESYEILFMLHPRELASYPEERLQRAYRLLDPIVEAIEDYVRRHDLEMPDIRVAAVSFWSALHGIVSLLLAGRLARLRLEVDHEALIEHAIRQAIGGLCRLMRRKDNREA encoded by the coding sequence TTGAGCCGTCACGACCTGCAGGAAGCCATCCTGGAAGCCGCCCAGTACCTGCTGATCCGCGAAGGGTACGGCAGCCTGACGATGCGGCGTATTGCACAGCGGGCCGGTTGCAGTGTAGGAAGCCTTTATCTCTACTTCGACAGCAAAGAAGGGCTGCTCTTTGCCCTGATGGATCGGGCGCAGGAGCGGCTGGCCGAGCGCTTTTTCGATCCGCAGATTCAGGCGATCGACGATCCCCGCGGGCGGTTGCAGGCGCTGGCGCGGGCCTACGTGGACTTCGGGCTGACCTATCCCGAATCCTACGAGATTCTGTTCATGCTGCATCCGCGCGAGCTGGCCTCGTACCCCGAGGAGCGGTTGCAGCGGGCCTACCGGCTGCTGGATCCCATTGTGGAGGCGATCGAGGATTACGTACGTCGGCACGACCTGGAAATGCCCGACATCCGCGTGGCGGCCGTGTCGTTCTGGAGCGCCCTCCATGGGATCGTCAGCCTGCTGCTGGCCGGACGCCTGGCCCGGCTCCGGCTCGAGGTGGATCATGAAGCGCTGATCGAACACGCCATCCGTCAGGCCATCGGCGGACTCTGCCGGCTGATGCGGCGCAAGGACAATCGGGAAGCATGA
- a CDS encoding phosphoglycerate dehydrogenase translates to MPKIDGVRFLNEQFKKALILENPDPSLDDYLRAQGIEPERLPDAVVQNPEAVIARLKEGQHDLLFKRSRFIVDERVLRASENLAAVILCCIGDDSVDKEACAREGVMVMNDPISNARSVVELVFGEMICLARRVFQANEAAHRHIWTKDNRKRYELLGKTISIIGLGNIGKQVAQMAEKFGMEVYFYDNREVAREVGVTLGWKACRTLTEAFRVADFVTVHVSAEDHRGRSNRNLITYEHFAQLGADRGSNSPRIFINAARGFIHEPEDLIRAVREGHVQAAAVDVYPEEPASKDEPWHNPYAGIPEIVCTPHIGAATEEAQPRIAAHVAGTAHLFNRYGTVRDTVFSPGQVIGVDAEPPYWVLSVVHSDARGTKKAISDAIYEAGASNLQSSHRDFSRYGFAYEVSAIDRPLSQEQLLHIVETARRISGDPTAIRAIRQFYVPANGNDD, encoded by the coding sequence ATGCCCAAAATCGACGGCGTCCGTTTTCTGAACGAGCAGTTTAAAAAAGCGCTCATTCTGGAGAATCCGGACCCGAGTCTGGACGACTACCTGCGCGCGCAGGGGATCGAGCCGGAGCGCCTGCCCGACGCGGTGGTGCAGAATCCCGAGGCGGTGATCGCGCGGCTGAAAGAAGGTCAGCATGACCTGCTCTTCAAGCGTAGCCGTTTCATTGTGGACGAGCGCGTGCTCCGGGCCTCGGAGAACCTGGCCGCCGTGATTCTCTGCTGCATCGGCGACGACTCGGTGGACAAGGAGGCCTGCGCGCGGGAAGGGGTCATGGTGATGAACGACCCCATCAGCAATGCCCGCTCGGTGGTCGAGCTGGTCTTCGGCGAGATGATCTGCCTGGCACGCCGGGTCTTCCAGGCCAACGAGGCCGCCCACCGGCACATCTGGACCAAGGACAACCGCAAGCGCTACGAACTGCTGGGCAAGACGATCTCCATCATCGGGCTGGGCAACATCGGCAAGCAGGTGGCCCAGATGGCCGAGAAGTTCGGCATGGAGGTTTACTTCTACGACAACCGCGAAGTGGCCCGTGAGGTGGGCGTGACGCTCGGCTGGAAGGCGTGCCGGACGCTGACCGAGGCGTTCCGCGTGGCCGACTTCGTGACGGTGCACGTCTCGGCCGAAGACCATCGGGGCCGCTCGAACCGCAACCTGATCACCTACGAACACTTCGCCCAGCTCGGCGCGGACCGTGGTTCCAACAGCCCGCGCATTTTCATCAATGCAGCCCGCGGCTTCATCCACGAGCCGGAAGACCTGATCCGGGCCGTACGCGAAGGGCACGTGCAGGCGGCCGCCGTGGACGTCTACCCTGAAGAACCGGCCAGCAAGGACGAACCCTGGCACAACCCGTATGCCGGCATTCCGGAGATCGTCTGCACGCCACACATCGGCGCGGCTACCGAGGAAGCCCAGCCCCGCATCGCCGCTCATGTGGCCGGTACCGCCCATCTATTCAACCGGTACGGTACCGTGCGCGACACGGTGTTCAGTCCCGGTCAGGTGATCGGCGTCGATGCCGAGCCGCCCTACTGGGTGCTCAGCGTCGTGCACAGCGACGCCCGCGGTACGAAAAAGGCCATCAGCGACGCCATCTACGAGGCCGGTGCCAGCAACCTGCAATCGAGCCACCGGGACTTCAGCCGCTACGGGTTCGCCTACGAGGTGAGCGCCATCGACAGGCCGCTTTCTCAGGAGCAATTGTTGCACATTGTCGAGACGGCGCGACGCATTTCGGGCGATCCGACGGCCATCCGGGCCATCCGCCAGTTCTACGTGCCGGCCAACGGCAACGATGACTAA
- a CDS encoding GWxTD domain-containing protein — MPVQRQTAWLGWIGVLILVGTGTGCGSARPVAVEGYEEGGPSFVLEAIPVLRDAQPGLELYLGLRPRTLVFTHVDTAYQAVCEVLVRLLDEKGRVRYEQAFDDTLRVPTFAATRAHVLHLWHRFVPYRPGRYRLEVTVTDRHSRHYTRRRRRVYLPDPAGRGPLLSPVWLERRGANGRYEVHPGLHVAAGVDSLRAAVELFKLVPRHRVRVQLLLLQFPTDTSAARPPYDLMPAPGSLAYRGVRYDRPETLQVSTRQVEGLSGSVRIDFMLPPLVERGVYRVEVTAQVEGQKQPAVSRRELAVHGPTFPQVETLDQMAEALVYLTYPDEWEQLRAARTPAELRARFDAFWGRLVGDRRKAARLLRLYYERVEQANLQFSTFKEGWRTDRGMVYIMLGPPYVVEDRVDEQIWYYTYSEQDPRYTFVFERVRWPGSPFVNYVLRRQPYYYDMWHRALTYWRTGQVL; from the coding sequence ATGCCCGTGCAACGACAGACGGCCTGGCTCGGATGGATCGGGGTATTGATCCTGGTGGGGACCGGCACGGGATGCGGAAGCGCTCGTCCGGTAGCGGTGGAAGGGTACGAGGAAGGGGGACCTTCGTTTGTGCTGGAAGCCATACCGGTATTGCGTGACGCGCAGCCGGGACTTGAACTGTACCTGGGGCTTCGGCCGCGTACGCTCGTCTTTACGCATGTCGATACGGCCTATCAGGCCGTCTGCGAAGTGCTGGTGCGGTTGCTGGACGAAAAGGGCCGTGTGCGTTACGAGCAGGCCTTCGACGACACGCTCCGGGTACCGACCTTTGCCGCCACGCGCGCGCATGTGCTGCACCTGTGGCACCGGTTTGTGCCGTACCGGCCGGGACGGTACCGGCTGGAGGTGACGGTGACCGACCGGCACAGCCGTCATTATACGAGGCGGCGTCGGCGGGTCTATCTGCCGGATCCGGCCGGCCGTGGTCCGTTGCTGAGTCCGGTCTGGCTGGAGCGGCGCGGGGCAAACGGGCGCTACGAGGTCCATCCGGGGCTCCATGTGGCGGCCGGTGTCGATTCGTTGCGGGCGGCCGTCGAGCTGTTCAAGCTGGTGCCGCGGCATCGGGTGCGGGTCCAGTTGCTGTTATTGCAATTTCCGACAGATACCAGCGCAGCACGCCCACCATACGACCTGATGCCGGCGCCCGGCTCGCTGGCTTACCGGGGCGTCCGGTATGACCGCCCGGAGACGCTCCAGGTGTCCACGCGTCAGGTGGAGGGACTCAGCGGCTCGGTTCGGATCGATTTCATGCTGCCGCCGCTGGTCGAGCGCGGCGTCTATCGGGTGGAGGTGACGGCTCAGGTCGAAGGACAGAAGCAGCCCGCCGTCAGCCGCCGCGAACTGGCCGTACATGGTCCGACCTTTCCGCAGGTGGAAACGCTGGACCAGATGGCCGAGGCGCTGGTGTACCTGACCTACCCGGACGAATGGGAGCAGCTTCGAGCTGCCCGCACGCCCGCGGAATTGCGTGCTCGATTCGACGCCTTCTGGGGGCGTCTGGTGGGCGACCGGCGTAAGGCAGCTCGTCTGCTTCGTCTCTACTACGAGCGCGTCGAGCAGGCCAACCTGCAGTTTTCCACCTTCAAAGAGGGCTGGCGGACCGATCGGGGGATGGTATACATCATGCTGGGGCCGCCCTACGTGGTTGAGGATCGTGTCGACGAGCAGATCTGGTACTACACCTACAGCGAGCAGGACCCCCGCTATACGTTCGTGTTCGAGCGGGTGCGCTGGCCCGGCTCACCGTTCGTCAACTACGTGCTTCGCCGCCAGCCCTACTACTACGACATGTGGCACCGGGCGCTGACGTACTGGCGCACCGGCCAGGTGCTTTAG
- the tpiA gene encoding triose-phosphate isomerase — protein MLVAGNWKMHTDREEAIRLAEAVVAEVGDPGSVQVAVCPPFVNLEVVRQIIEGTPIRLGAQNMHYEEAGAYTGEVSAPMLKSVGCRYVILGHSERRQYFGETDEGVNRKIKRALQYELIPIVCVGETLEERQAGQAAAVVERQVRAALDGVALHSAEALVIAYEPVWAIGTGHTATPEQAQEMHALIRRLLIDRYGEAIGRALHILYGGSVKPGNAADLFAQPDVDGGLIGGASLKAADFAAIVRAAHC, from the coding sequence ATGCTGGTAGCCGGTAACTGGAAAATGCACACGGATCGGGAGGAAGCCATTCGGTTGGCCGAAGCCGTCGTCGCCGAAGTGGGCGATCCCGGTTCGGTACAGGTGGCCGTGTGTCCGCCGTTCGTCAACCTGGAAGTGGTGCGTCAGATCATCGAAGGCACGCCGATCCGGCTGGGCGCGCAGAACATGCACTACGAGGAGGCGGGCGCTTACACGGGCGAAGTATCGGCACCCATGCTGAAGTCGGTGGGCTGTCGGTACGTGATTCTCGGCCACTCGGAACGGCGCCAGTACTTCGGTGAGACTGATGAGGGCGTCAATCGCAAGATCAAGCGGGCCCTTCAGTACGAATTGATTCCGATCGTCTGTGTGGGGGAGACGCTCGAAGAGCGACAGGCCGGCCAGGCGGCGGCCGTGGTGGAACGTCAGGTGCGGGCGGCCCTGGACGGCGTCGCGCTGCATTCGGCCGAGGCGCTGGTGATCGCCTACGAGCCGGTCTGGGCCATCGGGACGGGCCACACGGCCACGCCGGAGCAGGCGCAGGAGATGCACGCGCTGATTCGTCGCCTGCTGATCGACCGGTACGGTGAGGCCATCGGCCGCGCGCTGCACATCCTGTACGGGGGAAGCGTCAAACCGGGCAATGCGGCCGATCTGTTTGCGCAGCCGGACGTCGACGGCGGCCTGATCGGCGGGGCCAGCCTCAAGGCCGCCGATTTTGCAGCGATCGTGCGGGCCGCCCATTGCTGA
- a CDS encoding redoxin domain-containing protein encodes MKYRAGWLVALGLSLLLGCRARTPEPTVQSVLEGQLTVRAEVDSIPDYRDFEVLVYRQVAGEPDTLGLAVTDSTGHFAMTIRAPAPGLYPLRISRRGATLASGVLVVADGDSATLRAEFPLEGRRLLVRSRENAAWLAYQNAIAQHNQDLLRQLQAAPDSAALAQIVERTLALLESVERTYPNTLGAQWAAAEAIRLLAGWNDTLALARFDSLSPDNPRYLEAVQAIRQALARRDGQQATVRWLTALRERLRRPELRVAVQAELVRAYMDSLQDEAARAGLDELTHMTTDSTWLRWAERVRYELDHLRPGMEAPFFVVTTTAGRTITLDDLRGSYVLLEFFWPEDPTYLNELAYRNALAETYRALPLNVLAFSVQPDTTVNEAFHERFVQAGQAVILPGGLRDPIAERYNVTTLPVRWLIGPDGRILGRFEGAGALARLQQTLARLQSGTHESSPS; translated from the coding sequence ATGAAGTACCGCGCAGGCTGGCTGGTGGCCCTCGGGTTGAGTCTGCTGCTGGGGTGCCGTGCCCGCACGCCGGAGCCGACGGTGCAGAGCGTGCTGGAAGGGCAGTTGACCGTTCGGGCTGAGGTGGACTCCATCCCGGATTACCGCGATTTCGAAGTGCTGGTCTACCGCCAGGTGGCCGGCGAGCCCGACACGCTGGGGCTGGCCGTGACCGACAGCACAGGCCATTTCGCCATGACCATCCGGGCACCGGCGCCTGGGCTCTATCCGCTGCGCATCAGCCGGCGGGGCGCGACGCTGGCCAGCGGCGTGCTGGTGGTGGCCGACGGCGACTCGGCCACGCTCCGGGCCGAATTCCCGCTGGAAGGGCGGCGCCTGCTGGTGCGCTCCCGCGAAAATGCCGCCTGGCTCGCCTATCAGAACGCCATCGCGCAGCACAATCAGGACCTGCTCCGACAGCTACAGGCGGCGCCCGACTCGGCCGCACTGGCGCAGATCGTCGAACGCACGCTGGCGCTGCTCGAAAGCGTGGAACGCACCTACCCGAACACGCTCGGCGCGCAATGGGCGGCGGCCGAAGCCATCCGGCTTCTGGCCGGGTGGAACGACACGCTGGCGCTGGCCCGCTTCGACAGCCTTTCGCCTGACAACCCGCGCTACCTGGAGGCCGTGCAGGCCATCCGGCAGGCACTGGCACGCCGTGACGGCCAGCAGGCGACCGTGCGCTGGCTGACGGCGCTCCGCGAACGGTTACGCAGACCCGAACTGCGGGTGGCCGTGCAGGCCGAACTGGTCCGGGCCTACATGGACAGCCTTCAGGACGAAGCGGCCCGCGCCGGGCTCGACGAACTGACGCACATGACGACCGACAGTACCTGGCTGCGCTGGGCCGAGCGCGTCCGCTACGAACTGGACCACCTGCGGCCGGGCATGGAAGCGCCGTTTTTTGTGGTCACCACGACGGCCGGGCGCACCATCACGCTCGACGACCTGCGGGGGAGCTACGTGCTGCTCGAATTCTTCTGGCCGGAGGATCCGACCTACCTGAACGAACTGGCCTATCGCAACGCCCTGGCCGAAACCTACCGCGCGTTGCCGCTGAACGTGCTGGCCTTCTCGGTGCAGCCCGACACGACCGTCAACGAAGCCTTCCACGAGCGCTTCGTGCAGGCCGGGCAGGCGGTCATCCTTCCCGGCGGCCTTCGGGATCCGATCGCCGAGCGCTACAACGTCACGACGCTTCCCGTGCGCTGGCTGATCGGGCCGGACGGACGCATTCTGGGACGCTTCGAAGGCGCCGGAGCGCTGGCCCGCCTGCAGCAGACACTGGCCCGGTTGCAGAGCGGAACCCACGAATCTTCGCCTTCCTGA
- the gatB gene encoding Asp-tRNA(Asn)/Glu-tRNA(Gln) amidotransferase subunit GatB → MRHDYEAVIGLEVHCQLLTASKAFSPESTQFGDPPNTNVDPISLGHPGTLPVLNARMVEYTIRMGLATNCKIAERSIFARKHYFYPDLPKGYQISQYETPICYDGWVEIELEPEGDGQEPVRKRIGIIRIHMEEDAGKSLHDQDPYHTLLDFNRCGVPLIEIVSAPDIRSPREAALYMQKIRQIVRYLGISDGNMEEGSLRCDANVSVRRRGETKLGTKTEIKNLNSFRNVERALEYEIRRQIAILERGGEVVQETRLWDAVRQETRPMRTKEEAHDYRYFPDPDLVPVVVTADMLERIRAEMPEMPEVRRRRFMDELGLPAYDAGVLTEERGVADYYEATLAALTRLMPDGDRKTQAKAVSNFVMTEVLRVLNERSIDIREFPIEPERLAGLVRLRLEDRVSSTGAQEIFNAMLEDPRRPEEIAEARNLLQVSDESALIPVVEAVLAENPDKVQTYLNGKTGLLGFFIGQVMRRFEGAPDPKLVRRLLEERLEAARAAGQETK, encoded by the coding sequence ATGCGGCACGACTACGAAGCGGTTATCGGCCTGGAAGTGCACTGCCAGCTCCTGACGGCCTCTAAGGCGTTCAGCCCGGAGTCCACGCAGTTCGGGGATCCGCCCAACACGAACGTGGATCCGATCAGTCTGGGGCATCCGGGCACGCTCCCCGTGCTGAACGCACGCATGGTGGAATACACGATCCGCATGGGGCTGGCCACGAACTGCAAGATCGCCGAACGCTCCATCTTTGCCCGTAAGCACTATTTCTACCCGGACCTGCCCAAGGGCTATCAGATCTCGCAGTACGAGACGCCCATCTGCTACGACGGCTGGGTCGAGATCGAGCTGGAGCCCGAAGGCGACGGACAGGAGCCCGTGCGCAAGCGGATCGGGATCATCCGAATCCACATGGAAGAGGATGCGGGCAAGTCGCTGCACGACCAGGACCCGTATCACACGCTGCTGGACTTCAACCGCTGCGGCGTGCCGCTGATCGAGATCGTCTCGGCGCCCGACATCCGCTCGCCCCGCGAGGCGGCGCTCTACATGCAGAAGATCCGCCAGATCGTACGCTACCTGGGCATTTCCGACGGCAACATGGAGGAAGGCTCGCTGCGCTGCGACGCGAACGTGTCGGTGCGGCGGCGGGGCGAGACGAAGCTGGGCACGAAAACCGAGATCAAAAACCTGAACTCGTTCCGCAACGTCGAGCGGGCGCTCGAATACGAAATCCGGCGCCAGATCGCCATTCTGGAGCGGGGCGGGGAGGTGGTGCAGGAGACGCGCCTCTGGGACGCCGTGCGGCAGGAGACGCGCCCGATGCGCACCAAAGAGGAGGCGCACGACTACCGCTACTTCCCGGATCCGGACCTGGTGCCCGTCGTGGTGACGGCCGACATGCTCGAGCGTATCCGGGCCGAAATGCCCGAGATGCCCGAGGTGCGGCGGCGGCGCTTCATGGACGAGCTGGGCCTGCCGGCCTACGACGCGGGCGTACTGACCGAAGAGCGCGGCGTGGCCGACTACTACGAGGCGACGCTGGCGGCGCTGACCCGCCTGATGCCCGACGGCGACCGGAAGACGCAGGCCAAGGCCGTCTCGAACTTCGTGATGACCGAGGTGCTCCGGGTGCTCAACGAGCGCTCGATCGACATCCGCGAATTTCCCATCGAGCCGGAGCGGCTGGCCGGTCTGGTTCGGCTCCGGCTGGAAGATCGCGTCAGCTCGACCGGCGCGCAGGAGATCTTCAACGCGATGCTCGAAGACCCGCGCCGGCCCGAGGAGATTGCCGAAGCCCGTAACCTGCTGCAGGTCTCCGACGAAAGCGCCCTGATTCCGGTGGTGGAGGCCGTGCTGGCCGAAAACCCGGACAAGGTGCAGACCTATCTGAACGGCAAGACCGGCCTGCTGGGCTTTTTCATCGGGCAGGTCATGCGCCGCTTCGAAGGGGCGCCGGACCCCAAACTGGTGCGGCGGCTGCTGGAAGAGCGGCTGGAGGCGGCCCGTGCGGCCGGCCAGGAAACGAAATAA
- a CDS encoding beta-galactosidase, whose amino-acid sequence MRHAFCLLVISFLLSVASTASAQQIYTLDVRPAHVDIRRGHLRMGGSSPRGDTIGVNSFYLEYNGRPWFPLVGEFHYVRYPSASWDEELRKMKAGGIQVVATYVFWIIHEETEGHFDWTGNRNLRHFLELVAKNGLWAIVRVGPFIHAEIRNGGLPDWLYGRPFRVRSNDPEYLAYVARYYREIARQLEGLYFKDGGPIIAIQLENEYEHSAAPWAFSYPDQPPEWTASASDPGVPGSEHIRRLKQLAREAGMDAPLYTATGWGNAAIAPLETLPVNSAYPYPTWAPIQPSPLYLFRNLQQTPDYAPVSYDPSLYPVLGAELFGGIQVTYTRRPTIPPRSLEAQIVRQLGSGANGIGYYMYHGGATPRGRFFYFSDEAIGVPRINYDFQAPIGQYGQLRPSFHYLKLLHFFLQDYGARLAPMAVVLPETATQLRPTTTDTLRYSARSDGTGGFLFMHNFQDHVAMHDLTDLQLIVYTRRDTLVIPRAGTFTLKAEASAILPFNLPIGDLWLRYATAQPLAVLHVRDTLHHAFVALEGIPPEFAFAQATLQELNAGDCRLDTTPGTAYVHCPADRPATFTAIDRSGRPIVFALFPKQMALSAWRLTLDDGSYPAFSEATVLVHDALHELQLEDTSAVTLALYPKRLRPPRVRPGTVSVTAPPHPALSAYRVTVPAVRPEVQVERVRRDRLVLRVGQERLPEPLHEVFVDIDYVGDTGMAFIDGQLVDDHFYYGRPWRIGLKRFWSRLARHEMYCYFRPLYPDAPFLDDLPPEAIPDNLRDPEQTLQIRAIRIVPVFRTYVAF is encoded by the coding sequence ATGCGTCACGCTTTCTGTCTGCTGGTCATTTCGTTCCTGTTGTCTGTTGCCAGTACGGCCAGTGCGCAACAGATCTACACGCTGGACGTGCGTCCGGCTCATGTGGACATCCGCCGCGGCCATCTGCGCATGGGCGGTTCCAGTCCACGGGGCGACACGATCGGCGTCAACAGTTTTTACCTGGAATACAACGGACGCCCGTGGTTTCCGCTGGTCGGCGAGTTCCACTACGTTCGCTACCCGTCCGCGTCGTGGGACGAGGAGCTGCGCAAGATGAAAGCCGGAGGCATTCAGGTTGTGGCCACCTACGTGTTCTGGATCATCCATGAGGAGACCGAAGGGCATTTCGACTGGACGGGCAACCGCAACCTGCGTCATTTTCTGGAGCTGGTGGCGAAAAACGGCCTGTGGGCCATCGTGCGGGTGGGGCCGTTCATCCACGCGGAAATCCGCAACGGCGGCCTTCCCGACTGGCTCTACGGCCGGCCTTTCCGGGTGCGTTCGAACGATCCGGAATATCTGGCCTATGTGGCCCGCTACTACCGGGAGATCGCCCGTCAGCTCGAGGGGCTGTACTTCAAGGACGGTGGTCCGATCATCGCCATCCAGCTCGAAAACGAATACGAGCATTCGGCGGCGCCCTGGGCCTTCTCGTATCCGGACCAGCCGCCCGAATGGACCGCCTCGGCTTCCGATCCCGGCGTGCCGGGCTCGGAGCACATACGTCGGCTGAAACAACTGGCCCGGGAGGCCGGCATGGACGCGCCGCTCTACACGGCCACGGGATGGGGCAACGCCGCCATCGCTCCCCTGGAGACGCTGCCCGTCAACTCGGCCTACCCCTATCCCACCTGGGCGCCGATTCAGCCCTCGCCGCTGTATCTGTTCCGTAACCTGCAGCAGACGCCCGACTATGCACCGGTCAGCTACGATCCTTCGCTGTACCCGGTGCTCGGTGCCGAGCTGTTCGGGGGCATTCAGGTAACCTACACCCGACGCCCTACCATTCCACCTCGAAGCCTGGAGGCTCAGATCGTACGACAGCTCGGTAGCGGTGCCAACGGCATCGGCTACTACATGTACCACGGCGGCGCCACCCCGCGCGGCCGCTTTTTCTACTTCAGCGACGAAGCGATCGGCGTACCACGCATCAACTACGATTTCCAGGCACCGATCGGCCAGTACGGCCAGCTACGTCCCTCCTTCCATTATCTCAAATTGCTACACTTCTTTCTGCAGGACTACGGTGCGCGGCTGGCGCCGATGGCCGTCGTCCTTCCCGAAACGGCCACGCAACTGCGTCCGACGACCACCGACACGCTGCGCTATTCGGCCCGCTCGGATGGCACCGGCGGCTTTCTCTTCATGCACAACTTTCAGGATCACGTCGCCATGCACGACCTGACCGACCTGCAACTGATCGTCTACACCCGGCGCGACACGCTCGTCATTCCCCGAGCGGGCACGTTCACGCTGAAGGCGGAAGCCTCGGCCATTCTGCCTTTCAACCTCCCGATCGGTGATCTCTGGCTGCGGTATGCCACGGCCCAGCCACTGGCCGTGTTGCACGTGCGCGACACGCTGCACCACGCTTTTGTCGCCCTGGAGGGCATTCCGCCCGAATTCGCCTTTGCACAGGCCACGCTCCAGGAGCTGAACGCCGGCGACTGCCGGCTCGATACGACACCCGGAACGGCCTATGTGCACTGCCCGGCCGACCGTCCGGCCACCTTCACCGCTATCGATCGGAGCGGCCGCCCCATCGTTTTCGCGCTGTTTCCAAAACAGATGGCGCTCAGCGCCTGGCGGCTCACGCTGGACGACGGCTCGTACCCGGCCTTTTCGGAAGCCACCGTGCTGGTGCACGACGCGCTGCACGAACTGCAACTTGAAGACACGTCGGCCGTCACGCTGGCGCTGTACCCGAAGCGGCTACGGCCGCCCCGGGTGCGACCGGGCACCGTTTCGGTGACGGCACCGCCCCATCCGGCCCTTTCGGCCTACCGGGTCACGGTGCCGGCCGTGCGCCCCGAGGTGCAGGTGGAGCGCGTGCGTCGCGATCGCCTTGTGCTGCGCGTCGGACAGGAGCGCCTGCCGGAGCCGCTGCACGAAGTGTTCGTCGACATCGACTACGTAGGCGACACGGGCATGGCCTTCATCGACGGCCAGCTCGTGGACGACCACTTCTACTACGGCCGGCCCTGGCGTATCGGGCTGAAGCGATTCTGGAGCCGGCTTGCCCGCCACGAAATGTACTGTTACTTCCGACCGCTGTACCCCGACGCGCCCTTCCTGGACGATCTACCGCCCGAGGCCATCCCGGATAACCTGCGCGATCCCGAGCAGACGCTGCAGATCCGGGCCATCCGCATCGTGCCGGTCTTTCGAACTTACGTGGCTTTCTGA